The Pseudomonas fluorescens genome includes a window with the following:
- a CDS encoding DNA adenine methylase — protein MINLMPPHQTYIETHLGAGAVLRHKKSAARNIGVDVDPAVHEAWTDHQVESLELIQGDALSYLSSFSFDGSELIYADPPYVTETRRRAKIYRFEYDVGQHEQLLSTLNSVPCKVMISGYDSVLYNDTLQGWRKVTFMAKTHTDVREECVWMNYAAPKELHDTRFLGDTFRERQTIARRQSRLRDRVIAMDPVERSDFLHWITQTYGFVQEAR, from the coding sequence TTGATCAACTTGATGCCTCCGCATCAGACCTACATCGAGACTCACTTGGGGGCGGGCGCTGTCCTGCGCCACAAAAAGTCTGCCGCTCGAAACATCGGCGTGGACGTAGATCCCGCTGTTCACGAAGCTTGGACTGATCACCAGGTTGAGAGCCTTGAGCTCATCCAGGGCGATGCTTTGAGCTACCTGAGCAGCTTTTCATTCGACGGTAGCGAACTGATCTACGCTGACCCTCCGTACGTGACGGAGACTCGCCGTCGCGCCAAAATTTACCGTTTCGAGTATGACGTGGGCCAGCACGAGCAGCTGCTCTCAACACTTAATAGTGTCCCTTGCAAGGTGATGATTTCAGGTTACGACAGCGTCCTCTACAACGACACACTTCAAGGATGGAGAAAGGTGACGTTTATGGCGAAGACGCACACGGATGTCAGGGAAGAGTGCGTTTGGATGAACTACGCTGCCCCCAAAGAGCTTCACGACACTCGTTTCTTAGGTGACACGTTTCGTGAGCGGCAGACCATTGCCAGGCGCCAGTCCCGTCTACGAGATCGAGTTATAGCGATGGATCCGGTAGAGCGTAGTGATTTCCTCCACTGGATCACGCAGACCTATGGCTTTGTTCAGGAGGCCCGGTAA
- a CDS encoding 7-cyano-7-deazaguanine synthase, which yields MRRALLLSGGMDSLAVAWWLRPEIGITLNYGQLAAQAEICASKAICEQLQIEHHVISIDCRSVGSGDMAGGKADAHAPASDWWPYRNQMLVTLAAMRAISLGVNKLYLGTVKSDGSHRDGTPEFIAAINQLMVMQEGEMTVEAPAIDLSTTELVKTAGVPSSILAWAHSCHKSSVPCGNCRGCNKYFEVWHEIEHGMDQAR from the coding sequence ATGAGGCGCGCCCTTCTTTTATCAGGCGGTATGGATTCACTCGCGGTGGCCTGGTGGCTGCGCCCTGAAATTGGCATCACGCTGAACTATGGGCAACTCGCCGCTCAGGCTGAGATCTGCGCCTCGAAGGCAATCTGCGAGCAACTCCAGATTGAGCACCACGTCATTTCCATCGACTGCCGATCGGTCGGTTCCGGTGACATGGCCGGAGGCAAGGCTGATGCCCATGCACCTGCCAGTGACTGGTGGCCATACCGGAACCAGATGCTCGTAACCCTGGCGGCTATGAGAGCCATCAGCCTCGGCGTAAACAAGCTCTACTTGGGTACCGTGAAATCCGATGGTTCCCACCGCGATGGCACTCCGGAGTTCATCGCTGCCATCAACCAACTGATGGTCATGCAGGAGGGTGAGATGACCGTTGAGGCGCCTGCGATCGATTTAAGCACCACCGAGTTGGTAAAAACTGCAGGCGTGCCCTCCTCTATCCTGGCCTGGGCTCACAGCTGCCACAAATCGAGCGTGCCGTGCGGCAACTGCAGAGGCTGCAACAAATACTTCGAGGTCTGGCACGAGATCGAACATGGAATGGATCAAGCTCGGTAG
- a CDS encoding AAA family ATPase, which produces MSKILDFEIKNYKGIVNTRIELAGRLDNPVVTLIGLNESGKTTILEAISQFVSSDRSVSRLYFFSPENKDQFTFIPASKKGAFTGTVSIAATVELEVHDVESIKALVSRAGLDVDAEALARPFKIAREFSFENSMPKSRIASLGFDFRVRPQGEGEFEVYAQPDDENENLWKRTADLIEASIPKVAYFPTFLINVPEQISLASDGYEGYEKRHYREIVERIIKFAGFDVDRDVNRPIESFRAANGADWYEKFQRSAAKGKIDNVFQQVSNALSAEVIGGWRRVLSRNATAKRVDLKWIVGSADDPNAVVSFVVSNRDTTYKIAERSIGFRWFFTFLLLTGFKLERENQHKIYVFDEPAANLHSRAQAELLGYFEKMAASGDKIIYSTHSHHMVNPKWLSGAYIIENRPAGQGDDEDYDLDFTPAEVNAIKYKQYLNTFPTRTHYFQPVIDRLQYVVPEVVGTSPCVILEGISDYYALKAAALRTGGKLGFNLIPGVGSSASGNLINLLMGRGEKFIVLLDDDKEGRKARDRFRKEWILPDQMVITLADIDASFEGMALEMLLGKDSMEVAQNSLGLSSLPTKAQYGLILAEYLYKADTSIEIFSGQGLQNLHSVLTSLGKRIAAL; this is translated from the coding sequence ATGTCGAAAATCCTAGATTTTGAGATAAAAAACTACAAAGGGATTGTTAACACACGAATTGAGCTGGCAGGACGACTGGACAACCCAGTCGTGACACTCATTGGACTGAATGAAAGTGGCAAAACCACGATATTGGAAGCCATCTCGCAATTTGTGAGCAGCGACCGTTCTGTTTCAAGGCTTTACTTCTTTAGCCCAGAAAATAAAGATCAGTTCACCTTCATCCCTGCCAGCAAGAAAGGTGCATTTACTGGCACCGTATCGATTGCTGCGACTGTTGAGCTTGAAGTGCATGATGTGGAGTCGATCAAGGCGCTGGTGAGTCGTGCGGGGCTGGATGTGGACGCCGAGGCGCTAGCGAGACCATTCAAGATCGCACGGGAGTTTAGCTTCGAAAATAGTATGCCGAAGTCAAGGATTGCTAGCCTTGGGTTCGACTTTCGCGTCAGGCCCCAGGGGGAAGGTGAGTTTGAGGTTTATGCCCAGCCGGATGATGAAAACGAAAATCTGTGGAAACGTACGGCTGATTTGATCGAGGCTTCGATACCCAAGGTTGCGTATTTTCCGACGTTTTTGATCAATGTGCCTGAGCAAATCTCGCTCGCATCCGATGGTTATGAGGGTTACGAGAAGAGGCATTATCGGGAGATTGTCGAGCGCATAATCAAATTCGCTGGCTTCGATGTTGACCGGGATGTGAACAGACCAATCGAGTCGTTTCGGGCCGCTAACGGTGCTGACTGGTATGAGAAGTTCCAGCGTAGCGCAGCAAAGGGCAAGATTGATAATGTCTTCCAGCAGGTCTCCAACGCGCTTTCCGCTGAAGTGATTGGCGGTTGGCGGCGCGTTCTTTCGCGCAATGCCACAGCAAAACGGGTTGACCTCAAGTGGATAGTCGGCAGCGCTGATGACCCCAATGCGGTCGTGTCGTTTGTCGTGAGTAACCGCGATACGACTTATAAGATCGCCGAGCGATCGATCGGCTTCAGATGGTTCTTTACATTCTTGCTGCTCACGGGATTCAAACTTGAGCGTGAAAACCAGCATAAAATCTACGTCTTTGACGAGCCTGCTGCAAACCTGCACTCCCGCGCTCAGGCAGAGCTGCTGGGTTACTTCGAGAAGATGGCGGCCAGCGGCGATAAGATCATCTACTCAACCCATAGTCACCATATGGTGAACCCGAAGTGGCTTTCCGGGGCTTACATTATCGAGAATCGCCCTGCAGGTCAGGGTGATGATGAAGACTACGATCTCGACTTCACGCCTGCTGAAGTGAACGCTATCAAGTACAAGCAATACCTGAACACCTTCCCAACTCGTACCCACTATTTCCAGCCAGTGATTGACCGACTGCAGTACGTCGTACCTGAAGTCGTGGGGACTTCACCATGTGTGATCTTGGAAGGGATCTCTGACTATTACGCGCTCAAAGCAGCAGCATTACGGACTGGAGGCAAGCTTGGGTTCAATCTTATTCCGGGTGTCGGTTCAAGCGCGTCAGGTAATCTGATCAACTTACTCATGGGGCGAGGCGAAAAATTCATTGTTCTGCTAGATGACGACAAGGAAGGACGAAAAGCCCGAGATCGCTTCCGGAAGGAATGGATCCTCCCGGATCAAATGGTGATCACCCTGGCAGATATCGATGCCTCATTCGAAGGGATGGCGCTGGAAATGCTCTTGGGGAAAGACAGCATGGAGGTAGCTCAGAACAGCTTGGGATTGAGCTCCCTACCTACCAAGGCTCAATACGGCCTGATCTTGGCTGAGTACCTCTACAAAGCAGATACTTCTATTGAAATTTTCTCGGGCCAAGGCCTGCAGAACCTTCACTCTGTACTTACATCTCTTGGGAAGCGCATTGCTGCGCTGTAA
- a CDS encoding DUF2971 domain-containing protein: MSLPLHLYKYERFTAQSLQNLKDQIIYFGSPLAFNDPYDCALSPRIKEPTDADVEKLRSHYLAKPETENGIRREFEKASPAVLRNMLLRTGQKTLDDMIKRFLSQRGVSCFSEKKDNLLMWSHYGDHCKGFCLQFSTLADPFHKIKKVRYTQDMPILDIVPILCGEDSDPVSDLYCTKAIDWAYEHEWRAIHSQAGTAYRYPSEALTGIYFGPDMSLTAIEIIALVLAGQNEHVQLWQGSRSKSNFSVEFQPMKYMSHLEAKRLGLLGTAGT; the protein is encoded by the coding sequence ATGTCATTGCCGCTGCACCTCTACAAATACGAGCGTTTTACCGCACAGTCGCTTCAGAACCTGAAGGACCAAATAATCTATTTCGGTTCCCCGCTCGCTTTCAATGACCCTTACGACTGCGCGCTTTCACCGCGCATCAAGGAGCCAACTGACGCCGATGTTGAGAAATTGCGAAGCCATTACTTAGCGAAGCCCGAAACCGAAAATGGGATTCGGCGAGAGTTCGAGAAGGCATCTCCTGCTGTGCTTCGGAATATGCTCCTTCGCACAGGTCAAAAAACCTTAGATGACATGATCAAAAGGTTTCTGTCACAACGTGGGGTCAGCTGCTTTTCAGAGAAGAAGGACAACTTGTTGATGTGGTCCCACTACGGGGATCATTGCAAAGGGTTCTGCCTGCAGTTTTCAACCTTGGCCGATCCATTTCACAAGATTAAGAAGGTCCGCTACACACAAGACATGCCTATTCTCGACATCGTTCCGATCCTGTGCGGTGAAGACTCCGATCCTGTGTCCGATCTATATTGTACCAAAGCGATTGATTGGGCTTACGAGCACGAGTGGCGTGCTATTCATAGCCAAGCCGGCACGGCCTATCGGTATCCTTCCGAAGCACTTACCGGCATCTACTTCGGCCCAGACATGTCCCTCACTGCGATTGAGATCATCGCGTTAGTTCTCGCAGGACAAAATGAACACGTCCAGCTCTGGCAAGGTTCTCGTAGCAAGTCTAACTTCTCGGTTGAATTTCAGCCCATGAAATACATGTCACATCTGGAAGCAAAGCGGCTAGGACTGTTGGGGACAGCAGGTACTTAA
- a CDS encoding LasR-specific antiactivator QslA — translation MFDLSLLIGLPKPNSIDTSSLTPEDAAIKLRQAAILRLNGAQSVLLHFPQDVELAVELLDDAAVLFDKAFRCLSGIPAQRVHQQVGEYVSVPSAEGCPGLRTPWGNEFRPMIEDGVRCAETWLDGSSLPLWWALAQNRKHHRPGDPQEAFEAGFLLRLQQTLIMRRDAVTSQSTSIDA, via the coding sequence ATGTTTGATCTTTCGCTTCTCATTGGCCTACCCAAACCCAACAGCATCGATACTTCATCGCTTACCCCTGAAGATGCAGCGATTAAACTACGGCAGGCTGCAATACTTCGGCTTAATGGAGCACAGAGCGTCCTGCTTCATTTTCCACAGGATGTTGAGCTGGCGGTAGAGCTGTTGGATGACGCGGCTGTATTGTTCGACAAGGCGTTTCGATGTTTGTCCGGTATCCCAGCTCAGCGCGTTCATCAACAGGTTGGTGAGTACGTCTCTGTCCCTTCAGCTGAAGGCTGTCCTGGTCTTCGAACACCATGGGGCAATGAATTCCGCCCGATGATTGAGGACGGCGTTCGGTGCGCTGAGACCTGGCTCGATGGTTCATCATTGCCGCTGTGGTGGGCACTGGCGCAAAACCGAAAGCATCATCGTCCAGGTGATCCCCAAGAAGCATTTGAAGCAGGTTTTCTGCTGCGATTGCAGCAAACGCTGATCATGCGACGTGATGCAGTCACTTCCCAGTCAACCAGCATCGATGCCTGA
- a CDS encoding PfkB family carbohydrate kinase, with protein MDTYTDLTAEAILRQRAVLEGFSVSSYSIDQSLHFRYTHGLAKPSIQPLPETSSTILQITAENVVRFGLLEGDCVVDARNAVYDPQSSRHPAPFHENGSKAERLALVLNRSEAEALHGNDELSAADLARALSTSQNAEIVIIKMGPAGALLFHGGQSHHIPSFVTSQVWKIGSGDVFVASFAHFWLEEGLTPLKAAMQASRATAYYCETKGFASKTELETYHPAAASLPKKSRTGRPPLVYLAGPFFSLAQLWLIEEARVRLLEMGLKVFSPVHDVGHGPADEVVQKDLDAIHDCDLMLAIGDGLDAGTIYEIGYARALKKPVIMYVENESEEDQKMMAGSGCTLTKDFVTAIYQTAWKAAEL; from the coding sequence TTGGACACCTACACTGATCTTACGGCGGAGGCCATTCTACGCCAGAGAGCAGTGCTTGAAGGTTTCTCTGTTTCAAGCTATTCCATCGATCAGAGCCTGCACTTCCGGTATACCCATGGTCTTGCCAAGCCGTCGATCCAGCCACTACCAGAAACATCTTCGACGATTCTTCAAATCACTGCCGAAAATGTGGTTCGCTTCGGACTGCTCGAAGGTGACTGCGTCGTAGATGCCCGCAATGCTGTTTACGACCCACAGAGCTCCCGGCACCCAGCCCCCTTTCATGAGAATGGCTCCAAGGCCGAGCGACTTGCGCTTGTCCTGAACAGAAGTGAAGCCGAAGCGCTGCATGGCAATGACGAGTTGAGCGCAGCCGATTTGGCGCGGGCACTATCGACGTCTCAGAATGCTGAGATCGTCATCATCAAGATGGGCCCTGCCGGTGCCCTGCTGTTTCATGGCGGCCAATCGCACCACATTCCCTCCTTTGTGACGTCGCAGGTGTGGAAGATCGGTTCAGGTGATGTGTTCGTCGCCAGCTTCGCGCACTTTTGGCTCGAAGAGGGACTTACGCCACTCAAGGCCGCCATGCAGGCCTCACGTGCCACGGCGTACTACTGCGAGACAAAGGGCTTTGCCTCCAAAACGGAACTGGAGACCTATCACCCTGCTGCCGCCAGCCTGCCAAAGAAATCCAGGACAGGGCGACCTCCTCTGGTCTACCTCGCCGGCCCCTTCTTCTCGCTGGCACAGCTTTGGCTCATCGAGGAAGCCCGCGTCCGGCTTTTGGAAATGGGATTGAAAGTATTTTCCCCTGTACATGACGTTGGCCACGGGCCTGCGGATGAAGTCGTGCAGAAGGATCTCGATGCGATCCACGACTGCGACCTAATGCTCGCGATCGGGGATGGCCTCGACGCCGGAACGATCTATGAGATCGGCTACGCGCGCGCACTCAAGAAGCCCGTCATAATGTACGTGGAGAATGAGTCGGAAGAGGATCAGAAGATGATGGCCGGCTCCGGCTGCACGCTGACCAAGGACTTCGTCACCGCCATTTACCAAACCGCATGGAAGGCAGCTGAACTATGA